From the genome of Setaria viridis chromosome 1, Setaria_viridis_v4.0, whole genome shotgun sequence:
AATTAACTTTCCAAATTAGAAATgtagagaaaaaataaagaaagcatGGCGAACAATGAGCCAGAACCTTCCTTATTGTTGGTCCATCGTGTCACCATCTTGAGAAAGCTCCGGGAAACGCCAGCGACTACTCTTAGTACATCAAATTATTATGTGGGATCACTATTAAGTAGAAGTAAAAGTAATATAGGAGTAAATATATAAGAATGGCATTTACAGAGACCAAAGAACAATGCAGCAATTATTTGTTAATAGCCTCTAATTAGTCATTACCCATACTAAAAGCACTGCTACATTTTACTCATTTTGCAGGTTGAACCTGGTTTGGCATCCTCTGGTCAAGAAGCATCTGAACCGGCTCCTTCAAATGATGCTATACTAGAGAATGTAAGATCTAATTGACTGAATATTCCTCTAAAACAATTGACTGAACACTGCCAATGATGTTTTGAAAGCAATATGTGGTAACCATTCCAAACTCCAAAGGTGCATTTTTTTTGGAGTcggttttcctttcttttttaaaagaaatataAAGAGACTCCCATAAGAAAATTTTAAAGTGATAGACATAATAATATTGGTATACAGgtaaaaacaaaataacaagAAAACAAAGAGTGGGGTTTAGTTTTGCAGCccgtacaaaaaaaaaatcttcgcTGCATCACCACATGCAACTTCAGggcccgtttggttccctttgcttatttttaagcaagtgtcacatcaatatttagatactaattaggagtattaaacgtagactatttacaaaactcattacataagtggaggctaaacagcgagacgaatatattaagcctaattaatccatcattagcaaatgtttactgtagcaacacattgtcaaatcatggactaattaggcttaatagattcgtctcgccgtttagcctccacttatgtaatcggttttgtaaatagtctacgtttaatactcctaattagtatctaaacattcgatgtgacgggtgcttaaatttaagcaagtgaaccaaaccaggcctcagTGGCATTCATCACTAAATTTTTTGTAGTTCCAATGGTCAGATGGCTCTTCAATTAGGTCATCATGCATCTGCAGTTCGAGAAACATCCATAACAGTAATTCTGACACCATAATAATCTCAGGAGCTACTATATTTGCTGTGCAGGATCCTGCAGCTGTTACTCAGAATGTTGAATCAGGAGAGCATAGGGAGGATAAAGAATGCACAGACAAGGTTAATGATGATGTCCACACCATTCAAGCATCGGAGAAAGAGATTGCAGGTGAAATAAATGAGAATAAAGAAATTCAAAATGAAGACAATGCTATCCATCATGATGAATCACAGACAAAATCTGAAAAGGATGAGGCGCCTCAACTGCATGCCAGTGAACCATGCGACATGGATGCCAAAATTGATGATACAACAACTCCAGGCGAAGAAATAATCGATGGTAATGCAAGTATAAAGCCCAGAGAAATTGAAGAGATTGGAGAAAACAAGGGACTCGACTCCACTTCCAAACCTTTTGTAGAATCATCCATACAGAACAATGTTGAGCAGGACTTAAGCAGACATCACAAGGTCAGTACTAATATCCTTAACATGTACCAGTCTTATACGGGTCCAAATTCGTTTTTCTTGTCAAATCTTCTCTTAGTAAAATTCTATGCCATTTTTTTCCTGCAATCAGGTTGAAGACGAAAATCTTTCAATGATGGAGCAAAATGATGTAGATATTGAAGCTATGCAAGAAAAAGCTGATGAATCTGCCTCAGATATAAATCTAACCAAGCAATGTCAGGAAGAAATTAGTGAAGATGATGTTCAGCAACTTGAAATAGAAGAAAGTTCATTTGACAAAATTGATGAAACCATTTCACATGAGAAAACAGAGACAAGCACCACTGAAGCGGTAATAGTCAATGACACCATCACCAATAAGGTCAGTAAGTGAGAGAAATCAATGAATATTGGAGTTACATTCTGTATTGCTAATCTAATTTTCCATTTCCCATGTAGGCTAGTGGAGACGATGGTGAACCATCTGATGGAAGTCTCAAAACCTTTAATGACACTGGAAGGGAtcttgatgtttcatctgtaaTTACAGCATCAAAGGAAGAAAGTGTGAATGAGAATATGGAAGACCATAAGCTTGCTCTTCCTGCGCATGCTGCACAGGACGAAAACACCCCTGAACAGAAAGACAAGACGGAAAGAGAGATGCCTTCATCAGAGAAGCTCCTTACTACTGAACCAGAAGAGAATCAAATTCCCAATGAAATAAATGAAGGGGAGTTACAGGATGAAAATCAAATTCCAAATGaaaagaatgaagaggacaTTCAAGATACAGAAATTGAAGATGCTCAGAATGATGTTGAACCAGATTTACCTGTTTCTCATTTTCTGATGAATTTAATATTAGGAAAAAAGAACAGTGTTGCAGATGAAAATTCAGAACCTGGGGCTGAAGGGAAGCAAGGAGAAACCACAGAAGACAATACCTGCGTGCTCATTtctaaagaagaagaaagtgtGGGGCCACTTTGCACAGAAAATAAGGTGGATGACAATCTCACCTTTGAACAAGAAAAACATGATGCCAAATGCTCCGAAGAAACACAGGAAATGGTCAAAGAACAAAGTGATGATCTTAAGCTGGACACAGAAAGATCACTACATACTGATGAAGAGTCCAATAAGAACACTCAAGGCAATCCCCAAGACAAAATTTCTGATGAACTGTTATCAGAAGAAGCAGCTAGTGTTTCTACAAATATGAAAGCGAGAGATATTGAGATTTCGAACTTTGAGCTGGATGATAAAGCAGTTGATACTGTCTGTCAGGAAGACACGGAGGAGTCAACAAAAGTTGAAAATGGAAGCTTGAAGAGCAACATAAATGATTTAACAAATACAGAGGCTTCGGAAGAGGATACTCTAGGGGAACAACAAACAGGACTCTTGCATGAATCTTTACCTGAAGATAATAGTGCTGATGCAGTGTCCGCGCCCTTGCTGATAGAATCAGGTGTGGTTGATGCAAAAGATTCATCTTATGATGCTGAGGCTGCCCAGAACCTTACCTGTGCAAAAGAAGATGATCCCACTGAATCTTCCATCATTGAGGCAACAAGTAGTCCTCATATTCAACTGGAGTGTGAAGAAgtagagaagaaagaagaggagcaGCATGCAAGCAAGGGCACAGAAAACGTTCCCAAAGAAGCTGTAGAAAGTTCAAATGACAATCCTCAGAAAAGCACAAGCTCTGAAGTAACACCTCATGAGCAAGAACCTCATATAACGGAACCAGTTAGTGACACTGAGAAGATTTTGGCTCCTGAAAAGGAAATTTGTGAAGGCTCAACATGCATGGATGAGAAAGAAAACTCTAACTTCTCAATTAAAGGAGTAGAAAACTTTCAAACAGCAGTTGAAATTCAGGCTGACAGTCCAAACATGCAGATCAACCAAGATAAGAAAGATGAAGTTGCTGACAACAAAACTGCAATGGGACCAGAAAAGCTAGGGGAATATGATTTTCAGGAGCAGCAGGAAACTGATAGGAAACATGAAGTTGCTGACAACAAAACTGCAATGGGCCCAGAAAAACTAGGGGAATCTGATTTTCAGGAGCAGCAGGAAACTGATACTGAGCGAAAGTCTCCTAAAGTGAGTGATGAAGGAGACCAGCAATTTTTGGTCAAAAAAGAGACCATGATCAAAGAACAGGTTGTGCCTGGAACAGTTGAAAGCCACGAGCAAACAGTGAGTATAAAATCTAACGAAAAGCAAGAACTGTTTGATTCAAAGGTCCAGGAACGTGATCTCAATGTAGTTTCACCCAGAGAAGCTTCTGAGGCTGAAGAAAACTTTGTGGGCGTAACCAAGCCAGAATTCAGCACAGATGAAGAGCAAAGTCCAAAGGCTGATGTAGATGAGAAAACTTATGATGAGAAGATAAAGGACGTAGAGGGAACTAAGGATTTCACTGATGGAGCAGCAACGAAAACTGAAGCACCAGGAGCAACAAAGAAGGCACCTAAAAAACTCAACCTATTGTCTGGCGTTGGATCAAAGGTAAAGCACCAACTAGCAAAGGTGAAGAAAGCCATCGTAGGTAAGCCTGGGAACACAAAACCAGACTCACCAAAGTCATAGTGATGCATTCACCTTAGAGCATGTATATTATTGTAATGTTTGTACTTTGTGAGCTATTCATTTGAGTGGTAGAATGTTAGCGACGGGACAGGAGAAGCTCCTCTTCACAACCATCGCGTTGAAATATTCCTGTGATGCTGAAGACGTTTGTAAATATGTCATAGCGTGTAAATCTAAGTTTCCATGGTATTGTTTCATGGAACTTTACGGTGGAGTCAAGGGCGTGGACCTGGTGGATTGCTTGTATTCTTTATTGATATATGCACATGCATTTTTGTGGTCATGATGCGGTACATTCTTCATTTTCCTAGAAAAACATGTTCTGTCACTCTGTGTCTTGCTCCTGTTCTGACCCTCTTCTAAAGTAAAATGCGTATTGCTATTCCAATCAGATCATGCTGGTGGAAACTAGAACCAAGCAGGCAAGAAATGACAATTCAGTTTTACATTTAGCAGTAACTATAAACAGGTCTTGGTGTTCAACAGAGTCCCAAATGTTGGTGGGCAAAATTCAGTCCAAGGAGCGTGGAGATGAGATATACAGTAGATACCTTGGTGTGAAGACCGAACGCGAGGCAGCTTTCTATGTCGCGGATCGCCGCAGCTTGACACCTCGCGCTGAATCCGCACCGCGTTGCGGACCAGACCGCACGTCGCGGACTCTGCAGCATCCAGGGCCGCCTCGCCGTGCGCGCGCGGGGCGGAGATGGGCGAGCGTAGAGCAGGCGGTGGGCACgccgcgcggcggaggcggcggcgatttCTAGTTCTCGACACGTCCTCCCCGCCTGCACGGCCGTTCCCTTCCACTCCCCTCTCCAGCTTGGCGGCTGCAGGAATGGCGGATGATGGAGACGATGCATTGCAGGGCTGCAGGCGCGCGAAGGAGACGGAATCAAATTCATCAACCGGCGGCGGTCCTTTCGTATTGGAGTTCTTTTCCTCCTTTATTACCGTTATATTTTTTAAGATGTTGgagtgtttttttccttttcagacAGCTATTGTATTTCAATTTCTATCCACAGTCTCAATGAAGTTTCATGAGCATTTCCATCCACCAAGGCCAGTCTCAATGAAGTTTCATGAGAATTAAATTTGTTACGACGTCAGCTAAGTTATTGATTTGACAGGTTATTACGAGGGGGAGTTTCGTCAAATGAGAGAAAagtttcatcccatgaaaccTAACATACGCAGTTCCTAAATTTCTCAATCTTGATAATAATGTAATGACTATGCATTAAAATTGACCTAAAAATAGAGGCTGTGATCTCATATGAACCTTGATGGTTTCGAAATAGAGAGCCTGTGTTGTTTACCTGGTGCAAAATTGACAACACAGGTTGCACAGTGGTAGCGCAAGCCCACAATCTCTGTTAGAAACTTGTTTATGTAGGCTTGGGCAGCCCCCGTGGAATCTttaaggaggaaaaaaaatatcttgCCGTAcagtcccaaattactattcattttggttttttctaggtttatagtctttactatgcatctagatatacgcTATATCTAGAtccatagcaaaagctatgtggttagaaaagccaaaactaattgtaatttgggatggtGTGAGTATAGTCTAATTTTTTGATTTTGAAGATAATTCACACGTGTTACACACCACAACCACCTCTCTCTCAGGGCAATACAACAAAGCGTTCCTTGTGGCTACCCAACAAACTTATTGACAGGCCCTTCCAAGGGAATATTCATGCACTGGCTCGTAATAACTAGTGGCGATTGGAAGGCAGTCAGGGACGAGGTATTCGGTCGTGACTTGTAAACCAAAATTGCACAGCCAGCACTAGGTAAGGCACGAAGACTAGGTCACTTTGTGCGAGATCTTTATGTAGCTCATGAGCCTTCTCAGAGCATTACCACTATCGATGGCTTCTCTCGTCCGGTCAAGCGCAGCGTTGATATCCTCGGCTCCGCTGCAGCCCAGCAAGTGGTCGGCCATAGCTGCGTTAAGAACTATTCGGTCATAGGCCGCTCCTTTCTCACCGCCTAGTGCTGCAAGACCCAGCTCCAAGTTCTTCAGGACCTGATACAGTTAGGGGGATCCAGTCAGAAGAATAACCCATACCGGCAATTTCTGTTTGAAACGTAGAGTGTTAACAAACATGAATGTATGACGGCAAGGGGCCATGGAAAAAAGGCTTACTGATCTATCAGTTCTTGGTGTTTCAGTGGACTCAAAACCAAGTTCCTGTGCATTCACAATAACCCTGAAGCTCTCTCTAGGAATACCTGAAAGGTAAGAGAGAAGCTCATCAGACTGAAATCACTTCATAATAACCATTCTCTTTTGCATTTCACAACAAGGTATCTGGAGTAGAATTATTTGTGCTTAGTTATTAATGCCATTAACAAAGCAGCATATTGTTTTATATGAATGAACTGCCAAGGTGAAGGAGAATTCTGAAAACAATTGACATATCCCTAACATAGGTAGCAGTAGTATAATCCCTTTTGCCATATGAGTAGTGACCTGTATCAGAAAAGTGTAGCAAATACCCTATAATTTGCAACATATGCTCAGTGATCACTAATAATATGAGGGCTACCTACAGTCAGTAAAAAGTGTGGAAGGCATCATTTTTATACCATCAGTCTCTGATGAATTTATGCTGTTTGGTGTCCGGAACCCTGAACAGTGGTTAACTGGAAGCCCTTTTGACGCATGAGCTGATCTTTCCTTGGTTGTCATTGAAAGTGCACCTTCCTCCCCCTATATGAGCAACATATATTTGTCTTAGGTTTTTGCAGGTGTAAAAGTCAATAAATTTGAGATAACAATCATATCCATCAATACAATTTGTGTTCTGACAAAAAGACAAAGGGACTGAAACTGTATTATCCATGGGAAATCACACTCAAAATGATTTAATTTATTCCATAGAGGACAGATTAATGAGTTCTCCAAAAAGGCACCAAATAAGATCATTGCGCTTACCTTTACAACTAGTCCAGCATGAACAGTTCTCCTTCTCATAAGCATAAGCAAAGGATCTTCATAGCCTTCATGATAAAATCCTGCAATCATTGATTCTCTTCCCCGTGCCTGACAGAAAAAATAAGACCAATAAGCCATTCGagggaaaaaaatcatgaacCAATACATGGCCAAGCTGCTTTTACAATTCTTTTTGTAACAGAATACACTTGAAAAAAATGTCAAGTAGTGCTATGACACTGCTCATTCAACTTACAAAGAATGAACAAGCACTCCCAGAAAATAGTAGGCAGTACAGATTATttgcttcgaaattctttatgaCACTAAATTGCATTATTACAAGAAGTAACTCATCTTGATTGTCGGTAAAAGTTGAAATTCTCACACGACTTTTGTCTAAACTAACCTATTGAAGAAATACTTTGAAAACCAAAGCTAATAAACCTCCAGGCAATTTATTGTGAAATGGTAATGGTATATTTTACTAAACCTTTACGTCAGTAGTTCATTAAAAATCAGTAAGCTTTCGATCAACTCTTTGAAGAATTAAGACCAGATTTCAGTCAATTAAATACATGGTATTCATAGTCACAAATGGAGATAAAAAATAAGCATAGAATCCTACAAAGAGTAGAACAGTTTAATCATCAAAATGCTCATGCATTATCTGCTCTTACAATAAAAATTCAGAAGTGGATGAGAAAGAGTAACTTACTCTCACAAATTGTTGAACTTTCTCAGAGGTAGCAATTGGTGGTCGTTTCTTAATATGCTCCCTGAGCCCAATAATTGAATATCTGCAAGAACGCTGAGTCAAAAAAAGTGCCCCTTCATGCCACATGAGTATATGAATTTATCACATAATAACTGCTTCATTTTAGCATGCATCCAAATGTAAATTGTTCATTTCAAATTTGACAAACATATATGTTTCCTGCACTTTTAATAAGAAAAGCTAGTGATTCCATCTCCACAAGAATATGAAGAAATGCCTTTGGTATCAGGATTATAAGGTTACCAAGGCAATGCCAAACTTACAGTGGTGGGCAAGCTTCTTGAAGATTTAAGTATGCAAAACCAGCGTTCTCATCCTGAAAGCAACCAGAAGGTTGATATGATCAGAGCAGTTAGCAGTGAAACGAAAGAAATATACTGGGTTGCAGAAAAAGTGCGCAGAAGGCGGAGAGCTGTACCGCCTACCGCACCTCCAATAGTGTCTTGGCATGTGTTGGAGATAGGCGTATGTTTGCACCCATGAATTTAAGCATCTGTCCTTCTGTTATTCCACCCTGAAAACCTTAATCATTAAGCCATACAAATAGCTCTCAAAAATAACTGACAGATAAATTCATCATAGAACTACAAGATAAATATTACTACAAAGTAAAAACACTTGCAGATGACTATTCTTGCTGTATATGTTTAGTAGATTACTGACCTTGGGTGGCATCCATTCAACACCGTGGAGCAGGGAAGACTCACCATAGCAGGCTCGAACCGCTGCAACAAACAGAGTACTCCTAAAAAAGCGCGTATTTCCATCATATGGTTCACCGTAGTGCGTCAAGGACTTAACATCAGCAACTGGAGGAGGACCTGATAAAAAGCCATGTAAATGCCACTATTGATTTCTC
Proteins encoded in this window:
- the LOC117852902 gene encoding uncharacterized protein, which gives rise to MNSLLRPPLPGPSLCARRRASPSPAARRLGSAALAVGGRRCRRGLSVAASAAPSWMEEAGVEVLEEGGRRNPSVSDSYRPAGLPRPNATVLEAQGRVCTGPGQTRPLGEEQAMRVLDTILRSAMGELKEEPVSSAQLGAFFAGMTIRANSFPEATQWSEGERRAMSIFWPRLVQVLPPEVKFIADPEGTIMGANGLTGPRYVGQGTGEMRLVGALREVLAGGHLGYEEVQCVLKDILPIGSNSSSTVVSEALLAAFLIGQRMNRETDRELKAYCLAFDDELGPPPVADVKSLTHYGEPYDGNTRFFRSTLFVAAVRACYGESSLLHGVEWMPPKGGITEGQMLKFMGANIRLSPTHAKTLLEDENAGFAYLNLQEACPPLYSIIGLREHIKKRPPIATSEKVQQFVRARGRESMIAGFYHEGYEDPLLMLMRRRTVHAGLVVKGEEGALSMTTKERSAHASKGLPVNHCSGFRTPNSINSSETDGIPRESFRVIVNAQELGFESTETPRTDRSVLKNLELGLAALGGEKGAAYDRIVLNAAMADHLLGCSGAEDINAALDRTREAIDSGNALRRLMSYIKISHKVT